The region AAAAATTAGAAGAATTAGGTATTGGTCGTCCATCAACTTACGCACCAACCATTTCTACAATTATTGCAAGAAATTACGTTGAAAAAGGTACTGCCGAAGGAACCGAACGCAACTATCAAGTGTTGAATTTGGTGAACGGAAGTATAAATTCGGAAATACAAATTGAAAAGGTAGGTGCCGATAAAGGAAAATTAATTCCAACAGATATAGGTAACATTGTAACCGACTTTTTGGTGAAGAATTTTGATACCATTTTAGATTATAATTTTACAGCAAAAGTGGAAGGAAGTTTTGACGAAATTGCCGAAGGAAATTTAGATTGGACCAAAATGATGAATGAATTTTACAGTCATTTTCATCCAAATGTAATCGATGTTGAAAAAAATGCCGAACGCGAATCGGGTGAACGCATTTTAGGAACCGATCCAAAAACAGGAAAACCAGTTTCAGTACGTTTAGGGAAATTTGGACCAATGGCTCAAATTGGCGATGCCGAAGATGAAGAAAAACAATTTGCAAGCTTAAGTCCTACACAAAACATAGGAACCATTACGTTAGATGAAGCTCTTACTTTGTTTTTATTGCCAAAAAACTTAGGCGAATATCAAGGAGAAGCTGTAGAAGTAAATAACGGGCGTTTTGGTCCGTATGTGCGTTATGCCGATATGTTTGTATCGCTTGCAAAAGGTGAAGAGCCTTTAGATGTAACTTTAGAACGTGCAATTGAGTTAATTAAAGAAAAACAAAAAGCCGATGCGCCAATAGCAACTTTTCAAGGGTTACCTGTGCAAAAAGGGGTAGGGCGTTTTGGACCATTTATTAAATGGAATAATATTTTTATCAATGTTAATAAAAAATACAACTTTGATAATTTATCGCAAACCGATATTGAAGAATTAATAGCAGATAAAATTCAAAAAGAAAAAGATAAAGTATTACATGATTTTACCGAAGAAGGCATACGCGTTGAAAAAGCGCGTTGGGGAAGATCGGTTATTTTACAAGGAAAAATAAAGATAGAACTAAGTAAAGACGTAGATGCAGCTGCTTTAACTTTAGACGAGATTAAAAAAATTATAGAAGAAAAAGCACCTGCAAAAAAAACAACAGCTAAAAAGGCGCCAGCAAAAAAAGCTGCAACTAAAACAACAACAACCAAACGTACAACAAAAAAATAAAAGCAAATGATGTACGAAATTTTAAAACCTATACCTGGTTCGTTAGAATTATTTATAGAAAATTTACCAAAACATTCCATAGGTAAAACAATTAATATACATACCGAAAATGCTTTTCCCGAACTAGAAAATGTTCATTTAGCGCTAATAACAGTTAATGAAAACAGAGGTAGTTCTGGTGCAGCTAATCAAGCGGGTTTTACCGATTTTCGTAAAAATTTTTATAAACTTTTTCCTGGGAATTGGACCAAAAAAATAGTTGATTTAGGCACTATTGAAGCAGGTGCAACCTTACAAGATACCTATTTTGCAGTAAAAACTATTGTAGCCGATTTACTTAAAAAAAACATAGTACCAATAGTTTTAGGCGGTTCGCAAGATTTAACTTATGGTATGTATCGCGGTTACGATACGTTAGAACAAAACGTTAATTTGGTTTGTATCGATAATAAAATAGATGTGATAACAGATGTAGAAAACCCATCTGAAAATTTTATGACCCATATTATCATGGATACTCCAACAAATTTGTATAATTTTAGCGTGCTGGGATATCAAACGTATTTTAATTCGCAAGAAGAAATCGATTTGATAGACAAAATGTATTTTGAAGCTTATCGTTTGGGTGAAATTATAAATGATGTAAAAATTGCTGAACCCGTTTTACGTGATGCCGACATTGTAAGTTTAGATATTCATGCAATAAAATCGGCCGATTTAGGATTTTTTTCAGAATTTTGTCCTAATGGTTTTGATGGGAGAGAGGTCTGTGCTTTAGCACGTTACGCTGGTTTAAGTGATCGTGTAAGTAGTTTTGGTGTTTTTAATATTGATAATATATCACAAAAAAGTTTGCTAATTACTCAAATTTTATGGTATTTTGTTGAAGGATATAATTACAGAATGAATGAATATCCCTATATTAGCAAATCTGAATATTTAAAATACATCGTTCCATTAGAAGAACAAGAATTAATTTTTTTTAAAAGCGACATATCAGATCGCTGGTGGATCGAAATAAATAGTTTGGAAGACGAAAATCGCAAAGTTCTATTTCCTTGTAGTTACGATGATTACAAACAATCTTTGCAAAATATAGTACCCGAAAGATGGTGGCGCGCCAACAAAAAACTGTTAGGTTAAACATCACAAAAATAAAATTGTTAAATATAAATTAAATTTTTTTTTAAGATTTCGTTGTATATTTAAAAATAATTAAATAGGTTTACGCTTTGAATAATTTTTAAAATAAAACCCCAATTAATATATGAAGAAGTTCATTACACTTTCTGCGGTTGCCTCGCTATTGTTCAGTTGTGGTTCTGGTGACAGAGGAGAACTACTAGACGGAGTACAAGGGAAACGTTGGATTACCGAAAAGCCACAGGGAATGGCTTTTATTCCAGGTGGATCTTTTACAATGGGTAAAACTCACGAAGATTTACTTGGCGCTGAAGATGCTCCCGCACGCAATGTTACAATTGGTTCACTGTACATGGATGAAACGGAAGTTACAAACAACCAATATCGTAAGTTTGTAGAACACGTTAAAGATTCAATTATCAGAACTCGTTTAGCTATTATGGCTGATGAAATGGGTATGGATGCCACAGCAGGTGGAATTGGTGCGTTTGCATTTCAAGATGTTCAAGACCCATCGTTAAATCAAAATCAAACTGCATACGATCGTTATATGTATGATAACTACTACAGTATGGCAATGGATGATGATGAATATGCAGGTCGTCGTTTAAACACAAAAGCACGCTTAATTACAGATCCTCGTCGTTACCCAGATGAGTATTATGTAGAGGTTATGGATTCTTTATACATACCAGCTAAACAAAATTTAAACGGTATGGTTACTTTCGATGTTAGAAAGTTAAACTTTAAGTATTCATGGTGGGATCAAGACGCTTACATTAAAGATACATCAAATGAGGTTAGAAACCGTCAGGCTAAATTCTTGAAAACAGAAATTGTAAATGTTTATCCAGATACAACAGCTTGGGTTAAAAACTTTAACTACTCGTACAACGAGCCAATGTTTAAAGAATATTTTTGGCACGAAGCTTACGGTGAATATCCAGTAGTAGGAGTTACTCAACATCAAGCAAAAGCATTTGCGGCATGGAGAACCTTATACAAAAAAGCATATACAAATGATTTAGGTGCAAACCATAATTTATATGAATACCGTTTGCCAAGCGAATCAGAATGGGAATATGCTGCACGTGGTGGTCTTAAAAATGCTATGTATCCATGGGGAGGTCCTTATACAACTGATGAAAAAGCATGTTTCTTAGCTAACTTTAAGCCAGATAGAGCAGATTACGCAGTTGATGGCGCTTTATACACAGCAGAAGCACGTTCATACAAACCAAATGGTTACAACTTGTACAATATGTCAGGAAACGTTGCAGAGTGGACAGATTCAGCTTACGATGATGAAAGTTACATTTTACAATCAAGCTTAAAACCAAAAGGTAGAACAACATCAAACCCAATGAAAGTAGTTCGTGGTGGTTCATGGAGAGATCCAAACTATTTCATTCAAGTAGCAACACGCGATCGCGAAAATGCAGATTCTGCACGTTGTTATATTGGATTTAGAACTGTAGTTTCAGCACCAGGTCCAGGTTTATTAAACGAATCTACAGCTCCACAAAGTGGAAGAAGTACAAAATAATTTATACATATCAATTAACTAACTAAAATTTAATATTAAACAAGATGGCTATACCAAAAAAAGTAATGAATTTCTGCTACGGTATGGGAGCAGCAGTTGTAATCGTAGGTGCATTATTTAAAATTACACATATGGAATTAGGACCGCTAAACGGTAACAACATGTTAACTGTAGGTCTTTTAGTAGAAGCATTAATCTTCGCAATTTCAGCTTTTGAACCAGTTGATGAAGATTTAGATTGGGCAAGAGTTTATCCTGAATTAAAAGGTGGCGAACCACGTGCAATGCAAGTTGCAGGTAGTGTTGGTGTAACTGGAACAGTTGCTACAACTAACGCTGGTGGGGTACAACAAACAGCTCAAAGATCATCAGCGCCAACTTATGCGGCTGCTGTAGGTTCACAAGCAGTAGCACAACCAACAATGGAAAGAGGTTTATTATCTGAAAAATTAGACAATATTTTAAAAGAAGCTAAAATTGATGGTAACTTAATGGAAAGCTTACGTAACAGCATTAAAAACTTTGAAGCTGCTGCTAAAGGTATTGCTCCAACTGTTGACGCTGTTGCATCATCAAACAAATATGCAGACGAAATGGCAAATGCTGCTGCACAATTAGAATCTTTAAATTCTATGTACAAAGTGCAGTTAGAAAGTGCTACTAAAAATGCAGACATCAACAGAGAAGTAGCTGAAAATAATTTGAAATTGAAAGAACAAATGATGTCATTAACATCTAATTTATCAACTTTAAATGCAGTTTATGGCGGAATGTTATCTGCTATGGGTAAAACAGCTAATTAGTATTAACTTCTAAAAAAATCTAATTAGAAATGGCATCTGGAAAACAAACCCCTAGACAAAAGATGATTAACTTGATGTATTTGGTGTTCATCGCAATGATGGCGCTTAATATGTCGAAAGAAGTGTTAACAGCTTTTGGATTAATGAATGAAAAGTTCGAATCGGCAAACATGAGTGCCGAAGAGACAAATAAAGTATTGTTTGATGGTTTGGCTTTAAAAGCTGAAGACGAACCAGCACGTTACTCTGAACCATACCAATTGGCGCAGAAAGTGCAAAAACTTTCAAACGAATTTAATTCTTATTTAGCTTCTTTAAAAGGTGATGCTACTAAAGGATTCACTATGGATCCTGAAACAAAAAAATTACCTTATGAGCAAATGGATAAAGGACAAACCATTGATTATGGTTGGTTTGAAAAAGACGGACTTTCGGCTAAAGGTAAAGAAATCATGGATCGTATTGGAAAATACAAATCTGATTTTAAAGCATTACTTGGAAACGATGTAAAATATAAATTTTTATTGGAAGATATTGAAGAAAAATTCAATACGAACCCTGTAAAAAACAAAGATGGTCAAGATATTCCTTATTTAGATTACCACTTTAAAGGATACCCTGCTGTTGCATCTTTATCGTATTTGTCATCAATGCAAAACGATGTACGCCAATTAGAACATGAAGCTTACAACTTGTTTTTAGGTAATTCATTAAAACAAGCAGCTTCTATGAAAAATTACCAAGCAATGGTAATTCCTGATAAGGCAGTTTACTACCAAGGTGAAGCTATAAAATATAAAGTAGTTTTAGGTCGTTACGATAATTCAACAGTTCCTACTTCAGTAGTTGTAAATGGTGCTACCATTCCACAGTCACGTATTAAAGCAGGTCAGGTTGAAGGTTCATCAGTAGCATCTGGTTTAGGTGAACACAAATTTACAGGTAAATTCACTTTTATGGAAGATGGTAAGCCTGTAGTTGTAGATATCTTAAACTCTAACTATGTAGTTGTAAGTCGTCCAAGTTCAGCAACTATTTCAGCTGATAAAATGAACGTAGTTTACATTGGTTTAGATAACCCAATATCGGTTACTGTAGAAGGTATTACATCTGATAAAGTTACAGCAACAACATCTAACGGTTCGTTGAAGAAAATTGGTAACGGTAAGTTTATGTTAACACCTAGCGCTGGTAAAGAGGTTGTTATTACAGCAACTGGTGTTATGCCAGACGGTAAGGCAATTACATCTAAGCAAGTGTTCCGTATTAAAGCTATTCCAAGACCTCGTGGTACTGTACGTGGAGATTATGATGTAAAAGGACCTGCAAGCAATTTAGCTCAAGTTTCAATTGGTGCAAGAATGGAAGATTTTGAATTTGACGTTAACTTACGTGTAACTCAGTTCACAATTGTATTCCCAGGCTTAGGATCTGAAGTAATTAATGGAACAACTTTAACATCTTCAGCTCAATCTAAAGCAAACCGTTTACGCCCAGGAGATGTAGTACGTATTATTAATATTAAAGCTAAATTAGAAGGTGCTCCTAATGTTGTAATTAAAGATCCAACACCTGCTACATTTACAATTCAATAAAATTCGAAATTATGAAAAATATTAAGAATTTATTTTTTACTACTTGTGCTTTATTAGCTGTTAGTGCAACATTTGCACAAAACAACATACTAAATGCACGAATGGCAACAGAAATTGGTGACGAATCAATTGAACAGATCTATGCTAAAGCAGACGGACCTATTCCTTATGAATATGTAAATGACAGAGATGTTGTTTTTCAAAAGAAAGTATGGGAAGTTTTACCTTTAGATCAAAGACAAAATTTAGTATACTATTTTCCTTTAGAAGAAACGATTGATCGCAGACCTTTATGGAATGTTTTAAAAGACGCTGTTATGAACAAAAAAATAACAGAAGTTTACGATGACGATACTTTTAAAAGAAAATTGAATTTAAGCGAGTTAGAAACAAAATTTGTTCGAACAGATACTGCTGAAGCAGGTAAAGAACAATATATGTTAGAAGGTAGAATTGACCGTCAGTATATTTATGATGTAGTTATTAGACCAACTGACGTTAAAGAATACCGAATAATGGGTATGTGGTACCTAGATCGAAATGCTGGTGAATTAAAATACCGCATGTTAGGTTTAGCACCTGTTGTTACAGATTTGGCTACTAAAGGTACCGAGTTTGAGCAAGCTGTTCCATTATTCTGGATTTTCTTCCCAGATGCTCGTGAAATTTTATACAACACATACGCATTTAACGAGAAAAATTCTGCAATACAAACAAATTATGACTTCTTGTTCAACGCACGTAAGTTTTCGGGAACAATTTACAAAACCGATAATATTTACGGCGACAGAAACATAAGCGATTATGTACGTGAAAATGCAATGTTACAATTGTTAGAAGCAGATCGTATTAAAGAATCGATTCGTGAATTTGAAGATGATTTATGGAATTACTAATTTTGTAATTTAATTTATAAAACTCTTATCATTTTAGATAAGAGTTTTTTTTTACTATGAAAGTTGATTATATTATTGTAGGTGCTGGTTTAGCTGGCTTGTGTTTTGCTGATTATTGTTTAAATAACAATAAAACGTTTGTGATTATTGATGATGCAATAAGAACATCTTCAAAAATTGCCGGAGGTATGTTTAATCCGGTTGTTTTAAAGCGTTTTACCGCTATTTGGCAAGCCGATGAACAAATAGATTTAGCAAATGATTTTTATCCGTTAATCGAAAAAAAGCTTCAAACTAATTTTTATCACAAGTTGCCTATTTTTAGAAAATTCGCTTCTATTGAAGAACAAAATAATTGGTTTTTAGCTTGCGATCATCCTTTAACTAATAAGCATTTAAATACTAAATTACGTACACAAGCTTTTGATAACATTACAAGTCCGTTTCTTTTTGGAGAAGTTTTCAATACAGGGTACTTAAATGTTGGTTTGTTTGTATCAAGCTATCAACAGTATTTACAAAATGAACAATTGTTTGTAAACGAAAGTTTTAATTACAATGAATTAATTATTGAAGAAAGTAAAGTTGTTTACAAGCATTTTGAAGCTAAACATATTGTTTTTGCCGAAGGGTTTTCTATGTTGAACAATCCTTATTTTAATTATTTACCATTAGATGGTACCAAAGGTGAGTTGTTGTATGTAAAAATCCCCGATTTACAGCTTTCTAAAATTATAAAATCAAATATTTTTATTATTCCAATTGGAAACGATGTATATAAAATCGGTGCTACTTACAATTGGGAAGATAAAACCGATGATTTAACACAATCTGCTAAAACAGAACTTTTACAAGGACTTGAACAACTTATAAATTGCCCTTACGAAGTTATTAAACATTTGGCTGGTGTTAGGCCTACAGTTAAAGACCGCCGCCCTTTGGTTGGCTGTCATTTCGAACATAAAAAGGTACATATTTTAAACGGTTTAGGCACTCGTGGAGTTTTATTAGCGCCCTATTTGGCAGAGAAATTGTTTCTAAACATTGAAAATAATGTACCTTTGGACCCAAATATAAACGTAGCACGTTATTATAAAAAATTACAATTAATAAAATAGCAATATGCTTAATATACACGATTTATCGGTGTCGTTCAGTGGCGATTATTTATTTGAAAATGTAACTTTTCGATTAGGATCGGGCGATAGAGTAGGCCTTGTAGGTAAAAATGGCGCTGGAAAATCAACCATGTTAAAAATTTTATCGGGTGAGGTAGAACCTGATTCTGGTACAATAGCCTTTGATAAAGAAATAAAAATAGGTTTTTTAAAACAAGATATTGATTTTGTAAAAGGTAGAACGATTTTAGAAGAAGCCTATCAGGCTTTTTACGAAATTCAGCAAGTTGAAAATCAACTGCAAAAATTTAACGATGCTTTGGTTAGTAGAACAGATTACGAATCCGAGGCATACCACGAAATTATTGAAAAAGTAAGCGATTTAACCCATAGATTTGATATTTTAGGCGGTTACCAATACCAAGGTAATACCGAAAAAGTTTTACTAGGTTTGGGTTTTAAACGAGATGATTTTGATAAACTTACCGATACTTTTTCTGGCGGTTGGCGTATGCGTATTGAATTGGCGAAACTGTTGTTGCAAAACAACGATATTTTACTGCTTGATGAGCCTACGAACCACTTAGATATAGAATCAATAATTTGGTTAGAAAATTTTTTAAAATCGTTTCCAGGTGCTGTTGTTTTAGTATCGCACGATAAAATGTTTTTAGATAACGTAACCAATCGTACCATTGAAATTTCGTTAGGTAAAATTTACGATTTTAATAAGCCTTATACTGAATATTTGGTTTTGCGACAAGAAATGCGCGAAATGCAATTGGCAGCTCAAAAAAATCAGGCTAAAAAAATTGAAGAAACCGAAAAATTAATTGAAAAGTTCAGATACAAAGCTACAAAAGCTTCTATGGCTCAATCGCTTATCAAAAAGTTAGATAAAGTTGAACGAATAGAAGTTGATGAAGACGACAATTCGGTAATGAATATTTCGTTCCCAGTTTCAATTACACCTGGTAAGGTGGTTTTAGAAATGGAAAGTGTAGAAAAAGCTTTTGGCGAAAAGGTTATTTTTAAAGACATTAACCTGTTTATTGAGCGTGGAAGTAAAATTGCTTTTGTAGGGCAAAATGGTCAAGGAAAATCTACATTAATCAAAGCAATAATGAATGAATTTGATTATACGGGTACTATAAAAATTGGTCACAATGTTCAGCTTGGGTATTTTGCGCAAAATCAAGCAGATTATTTAGATGGAGAAAAAACTCTTCTTGACACGATGATTGATGCAGCTACCGATGCTAATAGATCAAAAGTGCGTGATATGTTAGGTTCTTTTTTATTTAGAGGAGATGATGTTGAGAAAAAGGTAAAGGTACTATCTGGTGGCGAACGCAATAGATTGGCTTTAGCAATGTTGTTACTTAAACCCATTAATGTATTGTTAATGGACGAGCCCACAAACCACTTAGATATTAAATCGAAAAACGTTTTAAAAGCAGCTTTAAAAAATTACGAAGGAACGTTACTTTTGGTATCTCACGATCGTGATTTTTTACAAGGAATGACCGATAAAGTGTATGAATTTAAAGATCAAAAAATAAAAGAATATTTAGGCGACATTAATTACTTTTTAGAAGAGCGCAATGCAAGCGATATGCGCGATTTTGAACAGAAAAAGGAGCAGCATACTAAGAACGATGTAAAAGTGGTTGTAAAGACCGAAAATACATTGTCTTATGAAGATCAAAAACGCTTAAAAACCTTAAACAATAAGTTAAGTAAAGCCGAAAGTACAATTACCGATTTAGAAAAGAAAATTGCTAAAGCTGATTTAGAACTTGCCGAAAATTACGAACAATTAATGAATGATACCAAATGGTTTACTGCTTATGAAAAGCTAAAGACCGATTTAGATAAAACCATGCAAGATTGGGAACAAATACAAGAAGATATTGATGGATTGCAATAAAAAAAGGCTGTACAAAACGTACAGCCTTTTTTAAATACCTTTTGGAATAGCGTTTATTAATTTTTTGGTGTAGTTTTTTTGTGGATTGTTAAGCAATTCATCGGCTTCGTTGCGTTCTTCAATTTTTCCTTTGTTCATTACGATAATTTGGTCGGAAAAATACTTCACAACAGCTAAATCGTGCGAGATAAATAAATAGGTAAATCCAAAATTATCTTTTAAATCATTTAGTAAATTTAAAACTTGTGCTTGCACCGATATATCTAAGGCTGAAACCGATTCGTCGCAAATAATTAATTTAGGATTAACAGCAATGGTTCGTGCAATACCAATACGTTGGCGTTGACCACCTGAAAATTCATGTGGATAACGGTTGTAATGTTCTGGTTGTAAGCCTACTTTTTCCAACAAATCATACACTTTTTCTTTACGTTCTTTGTCATTTGAATACAATTTATGCACTTTCATAGGCTCTAAAATAGCTTCGCCAACGGTGATTTTTGGATTTAACGAAGCAAACGGATCTTGAAAAATAATCTGTATTTCTTTACGCAATTCTTTCAATTCGGTTTTAGATAATTGCGTAATATCTTTGTCTCTATAAAATATATGTCCTTTTGTTGCAGGATCTAATTGTAAAATAGCATTTCCTAAAGTTGATTTTCCGCAACCACTTTCGCCTACCAAACCTAACGTTTCGCCTTCGTATATTTCAAAACTTACATTATCAACTGCTTTAAAATTTTCATTTGGTTTAAAAAAGTGCGTTTTTAAAAGATATTCTTTTTCAACGTTTTCAACCCTTAACAATGGTTTTTGGTTGTACATTTTTTCTAAACGTTTGGTGCGTTCGGCTTTTGTAATTTCGGCTTCGTGCGCTTTGTTGTTTAGATAATCTTTAATAGTTGGTAGCCTTTTTAATCTTACATTTAATGAGGGGCGCGATGCGATAAGCGCCTTTGTGTAAATATCTTGTGGGTTATGAAATACGTTTGTTACGTTGCCTTCTTCAACAATTTTTCCTTTGTACATAACTAAAACACGATTGCAAATTTCAGATATCAATGATAAATCGTGTGAAATAAAAACCACACTCATTCCTGTTTCTTTCTGCAAACTTTTTAACAATAAAATAATTTCTTTTTGTACTGTAACATCAAGTGCCGTAGTGGGTTCATCGGCAATTAAAATTTCGGGTTTGCAGGCAATTGCCATTGCAATCATTACCCTTTGTTTTTGTCCGCCTGATATTTGGTGTGGATATTTGTTAAAAAGTGTTTCAGAATCGGGTAATTTTACTTGATCAAATAAACGTAAAACTTCGGCTTTAATTTCTTTTTTAGATAATTGGGTGTGTGTTTCTAAAATTTCGGCAACTTGTTCACCACAAGTTATTGATGGATTTAACGAACTCATAGGTTCTTGAAAAATCATAGCTATTTTATTTCCTCTAATTTTTTGAAACAATTTTTCGGAATAATTTCCAATATTTTCATTCTTAAAAAAAATAGACTCGCTGCTAATTTTAGATACATTTTTAGGTAATAAACCCATTACAGCTAAACTTGAAACTGATTTTCCAGAGCCTGATTCGCCCACAATTCCTAATATTTCGTTTGGGAAAACTTGAAATGAAACCGAATGGATTACTTGATTCCATTTTTTTTCTTGTAAAAACGAAATGCTTAAATTTTTAACTTCTAAAATTGGTTCTTCCATAAAAAAACTACCCTTAATTATAAAAATTAAAGGTAGTAAAAACAAACTTAAAATTTAACAAGCATTTTTGCTTTAAGTTAACGTAAATTAAGCTACGTTTTGCGTGTAATCTTTAGTAACAACAAGGTTTATTGGCGTGCTGCTTAAAAGTGTATTGTAAATAGGACAACGTTCTTTAATTTCATCCATCCAAAATTTTAAAGTTGTTAAATCGGCCGTTGTAATTGGTTTTACAACCAAGTCAATGGTTTCAAAATGATTTGGTAAGGCGATGTTTATTGTGCCTTTAATTTCAATTTGTATCGATTTTAAATGCATACCTAAATCATCAGCAATTTCATGTCCTACTTTGTTAACACACGTTGCCAAACCCGCTAATAGATACTCTAAATGGGTGTTTGACTGTTTTTTTGTGTTGTTTTGATTTATTGATAATTGTAAATCGTTGCTTTTAATGTGTAATTGGTTTTGACTTACAAAACTTAACAATGAAATTTGTTCTTGGCTCATGATTACTGGTTTTAAAGTTTAATATTAATTGATTGGACAAAAAAAAATCCCCTGCACATGCAGAGGACTTAGTTATATATATTGTAAAAAAAGTTTACAATTTAGTACATACAAAACCTCTGCGGGAAAATTTCCACATTTTACAATTGCGTGTATGTTTAATAAATTGTTGCATTTTTTATTTAGTACTGATTTTAATATTTAGTACAAAATTCTAATTTTTTATTTTAAAAAGAAAATTATTTTTAATATTTAACATTTTATTGTTTTTATCCGAAAATATTTCTATTTGTAATCTGTTTGCTTCTTTGGCCTATTAAGGAGTTAAACCGAAACAATTTCATGTTCACTCAAAATAGGTTCGTTGCGCAATCGAAGAAAAATTTGTGCAACGGCAACTACATCGCGTTCGCAGTATTTAGCAATACGTT is a window of Myroides sp. JBRI-B21084 DNA encoding:
- a CDS encoding ABC transporter ATP-binding protein produces the protein MEEPILEVKNLSISFLQEKKWNQVIHSVSFQVFPNEILGIVGESGSGKSVSSLAVMGLLPKNVSKISSESIFFKNENIGNYSEKLFQKIRGNKIAMIFQEPMSSLNPSITCGEQVAEILETHTQLSKKEIKAEVLRLFDQVKLPDSETLFNKYPHQISGGQKQRVMIAMAIACKPEILIADEPTTALDVTVQKEIILLLKSLQKETGMSVVFISHDLSLISEICNRVLVMYKGKIVEEGNVTNVFHNPQDIYTKALIASRPSLNVRLKRLPTIKDYLNNKAHEAEITKAERTKRLEKMYNQKPLLRVENVEKEYLLKTHFFKPNENFKAVDNVSFEIYEGETLGLVGESGCGKSTLGNAILQLDPATKGHIFYRDKDITQLSKTELKELRKEIQIIFQDPFASLNPKITVGEAILEPMKVHKLYSNDKERKEKVYDLLEKVGLQPEHYNRYPHEFSGGQRQRIGIARTIAVNPKLIICDESVSALDISVQAQVLNLLNDLKDNFGFTYLFISHDLAVVKYFSDQIIVMNKGKIEERNEADELLNNPQKNYTKKLINAIPKGI
- a CDS encoding OsmC family protein, which gives rise to MSQEQISLLSFVSQNQLHIKSNDLQLSINQNNTKKQSNTHLEYLLAGLATCVNKVGHEIADDLGMHLKSIQIEIKGTINIALPNHFETIDLVVKPITTADLTTLKFWMDEIKERCPIYNTLLSSTPINLVVTKDYTQNVA
- a CDS encoding ABC-F family ATP-binding cassette domain-containing protein; its protein translation is MLNIHDLSVSFSGDYLFENVTFRLGSGDRVGLVGKNGAGKSTMLKILSGEVEPDSGTIAFDKEIKIGFLKQDIDFVKGRTILEEAYQAFYEIQQVENQLQKFNDALVSRTDYESEAYHEIIEKVSDLTHRFDILGGYQYQGNTEKVLLGLGFKRDDFDKLTDTFSGGWRMRIELAKLLLQNNDILLLDEPTNHLDIESIIWLENFLKSFPGAVVLVSHDKMFLDNVTNRTIEISLGKIYDFNKPYTEYLVLRQEMREMQLAAQKNQAKKIEETEKLIEKFRYKATKASMAQSLIKKLDKVERIEVDEDDNSVMNISFPVSITPGKVVLEMESVEKAFGEKVIFKDINLFIERGSKIAFVGQNGQGKSTLIKAIMNEFDYTGTIKIGHNVQLGYFAQNQADYLDGEKTLLDTMIDAATDANRSKVRDMLGSFLFRGDDVEKKVKVLSGGERNRLALAMLLLKPINVLLMDEPTNHLDIKSKNVLKAALKNYEGTLLLVSHDRDFLQGMTDKVYEFKDQKIKEYLGDINYFLEERNASDMRDFEQKKEQHTKNDVKVVVKTENTLSYEDQKRLKTLNNKLSKAESTITDLEKKIAKADLELAENYEQLMNDTKWFTAYEKLKTDLDKTMQDWEQIQEDIDGLQ